One stretch of Aquimarina sp. Aq107 DNA includes these proteins:
- the dnaB gene encoding replicative DNA helicase — protein MEKVQQAQQSNYGRGNVISLEKGKIPPQATDLEEVVLGAMMIDKKGVDEIIDILNPDVFYKESHKYIFDAIYKLFENSEPIDLLTVSSQLKKDAKLELAGGEFYLIQLTQKVASSAHIEFHARIILQKYIQRSLIKISNEIIEESYDETADVFDLLDMAESRLYEVTQGNIKRSTETAQSLVIQAKKKIQEISNKEGMSGVPSGFDKLDKLTSGWQPSDLIIVAARPGMGKTALTLSMARNMAVGANIPVAFFSLEMSSVQLITRLISSETGLSSEKLRTGKLEKHEWEQLNVKVKDLEKAPLFIDDTPSLSIFDLRAKARRLSSQHGIRMIVIDYLQLMTAGGSGKNGNREQEISTISRNLKALAKELNIPVIALSQLSRAVETRGGSKRPLLSDLRESGAIEQDADIVAFIFRPEYYKIDEWDDEERSPTQGQGEFIVAKHRNGGLENIRLKFIGHLGKFDNLDDFSTPFEFHSKMNDGKEEDDPFSTSHLPSADEAFGSSINDSNDDDDVPF, from the coding sequence ATGGAAAAAGTACAGCAAGCTCAGCAATCTAATTATGGTCGGGGGAACGTAATTTCGCTGGAAAAAGGAAAAATACCTCCTCAAGCAACTGATTTAGAAGAAGTTGTGCTTGGAGCGATGATGATAGATAAAAAAGGAGTCGATGAAATTATCGATATCCTTAATCCCGATGTTTTCTACAAAGAATCTCATAAATATATTTTTGACGCTATATATAAGTTGTTCGAAAACTCAGAGCCGATTGACTTATTAACGGTTTCGAGTCAACTTAAGAAAGATGCAAAACTAGAATTAGCAGGTGGGGAATTTTATCTAATTCAACTTACCCAAAAGGTAGCATCTTCAGCACATATCGAGTTTCATGCTCGTATAATTTTGCAGAAATATATACAACGTAGTCTGATAAAAATATCGAATGAGATTATAGAAGAATCATACGATGAGACCGCAGATGTCTTTGATCTTTTGGACATGGCAGAATCTAGATTATATGAGGTAACTCAAGGAAATATAAAAAGATCCACAGAGACGGCTCAAAGTTTAGTAATTCAAGCAAAGAAAAAAATTCAGGAAATATCGAATAAAGAAGGAATGAGTGGAGTTCCTTCTGGTTTTGATAAATTAGATAAGCTGACCTCTGGTTGGCAACCAAGTGACTTGATTATTGTTGCAGCACGTCCTGGTATGGGTAAAACTGCTTTGACATTATCTATGGCTAGAAATATGGCAGTTGGAGCTAATATTCCTGTTGCATTCTTCTCATTAGAGATGTCATCAGTACAGCTGATTACACGTTTAATATCTTCAGAAACGGGTCTTTCTTCGGAGAAATTACGTACTGGTAAGTTAGAAAAACACGAATGGGAACAACTTAATGTAAAAGTAAAAGACTTAGAGAAAGCTCCTCTTTTTATAGATGATACTCCTTCTCTTTCCATTTTTGATTTACGAGCAAAAGCAAGACGTCTTTCTTCTCAGCATGGTATAAGAATGATTGTTATAGATTATTTACAATTAATGACAGCAGGTGGTAGTGGTAAGAATGGAAACCGTGAACAAGAGATTTCGACAATTTCTCGTAACCTTAAGGCATTAGCAAAAGAATTGAATATTCCTGTTATTGCATTATCACAGTTATCACGTGCTGTAGAAACTCGTGGAGGTAGTAAGAGACCACTATTGAGTGATTTGAGGGAATCTGGAGCGATTGAGCAGGATGCCGATATTGTAGCATTTATATTTAGACCAGAATATTATAAGATAGATGAGTGGGATGATGAAGAAAGATCACCTACTCAGGGACAAGGAGAGTTTATTGTTGCCAAACACCGTAATGGTGGTTTAGAAAATATTAGGTTAAAATTTATTGGTCACTTAGGTAAATTTGATAACTTAGATGACTTTAGTACTCCTTTTGAGTTTCATTCTAAGATGAATGATGGTAAAGAAGAAGATGATCCTTTTAGTACAAGTCATCTTCCTAGTGCCGATGAAGCCTTTGGGAGTAGCATAAATGACTCTAATGATGATGATGACGTTCCTTTCTAA
- a CDS encoding asparagine synthetase B has product MKCKFLIYALLFFFTFQSYASYVLIPMDAEGQQNHLKAYGITYWTLSKDLKVKWLLNYRGGSFLLPDTDDIKKECTIRGVSYEVLSNAKTEEILEDISSPSKNMEAVILEKAPKIAVYSPKGNQPWDDAVTMVLTFAEIPYETVYDKEVLEDNLILYDWLHLHHEDFTGQYGKFYASYRAAPWYIQEKANAEKLAFELGYEKVSQEKLGVALKIRDYVVGGGFMFAMCSATDSFEIALAAEGVDICEPMFDGDPSEPGYQSKIDYNKTFAFKDFTLERSPNVYEFSSIDMTRKRRISKTTDYFTLMDFSAKWDPIPTMLCQNHTALVKGFMGQTTAYDPTEIKSNVLVLGENRTNNEARYIHGIKGKGFFTFYGGHDPEDYQHRVGDPKTELELHPNSPGYRLILNNVLFPAAKKKKQKT; this is encoded by the coding sequence ATGAAGTGTAAATTTTTAATTTATGCATTATTATTTTTCTTTACTTTTCAATCATACGCTTCGTATGTGTTAATTCCTATGGATGCCGAAGGTCAGCAAAACCATTTAAAAGCCTATGGAATTACGTATTGGACACTTAGCAAAGATTTAAAAGTTAAATGGCTACTTAATTATAGAGGTGGTTCTTTTTTATTACCTGATACGGATGATATTAAAAAGGAATGTACGATTCGTGGGGTTTCTTATGAAGTTCTGAGCAATGCTAAAACAGAAGAAATTTTAGAGGATATAAGTAGTCCTTCTAAAAATATGGAAGCTGTTATTTTAGAAAAAGCACCTAAAATAGCGGTATATTCTCCGAAAGGAAATCAACCTTGGGATGATGCGGTAACGATGGTTTTAACGTTTGCCGAAATTCCGTACGAGACTGTATATGATAAAGAAGTTTTAGAAGATAATCTAATTTTATACGATTGGTTGCACTTACATCACGAAGATTTTACTGGGCAATATGGTAAGTTTTATGCATCTTATCGAGCTGCACCTTGGTATATACAAGAAAAGGCGAATGCAGAGAAATTAGCATTTGAATTAGGGTATGAAAAGGTTTCTCAAGAAAAACTTGGCGTAGCACTTAAAATAAGAGATTATGTAGTAGGAGGAGGATTTATGTTCGCTATGTGCAGTGCTACGGATAGTTTCGAAATAGCGCTGGCTGCAGAAGGAGTGGATATTTGTGAACCAATGTTTGATGGAGATCCAAGTGAGCCTGGTTATCAGTCTAAAATTGATTATAATAAAACATTTGCGTTTAAAGATTTTACGCTCGAACGTAGTCCAAATGTATATGAGTTTTCTTCTATAGATATGACTAGAAAACGTCGTATTTCTAAAACTACAGATTACTTTACGCTAATGGATTTTTCTGCGAAATGGGATCCGATTCCAACAATGCTTTGTCAAAACCATACCGCATTGGTAAAAGGATTTATGGGGCAGACCACGGCATATGACCCTACTGAAATTAAATCTAATGTATTAGTTCTTGGAGAAAATAGAACTAATAACGAAGCTAGATATATTCATGGAATTAAAGGAAAAGGTTTCTTTACCTTTTATGGAGGTCATGATCCAGAAGATTATCAGCATAGAGTAGGAGATCCAAAAACTGAGCTAGAATTGCATCCTAACTCTCCTGGATATCGTTTGATTCTTAACAATGTTCTCTTTCCTGCTGCCAAAAAGAAAAAACAGAAAACTTGA
- a CDS encoding DKNYY domain-containing protein, translating into MIVVILFISIGALCIYGLYRFFNPFGKEVNKELSDSYYYTRDKEGIIYSPMGNWFELGKDEMEVDMQTFQVLARDYAKDKDQAYFKSRAINNEIDLASFEVLLGYTPIDKNHVYELNDNYYHIGTKDIKALKILEGADAKTFTQISFDFAKDKNFVYQNYKRNDSLDVASFDEINSHFCKDQKGVYYYSYGNPPRKIEEANIAEIVSLTNYYIRDNTNVYFYVGYKNSERFDKVVAIPFKNSNEIGFFEDKGLIKIDDQIYYQSSIIENVDIATFKEIEAGYTKDKNAVYFLGKVIEGADTNTFKYNTSSYTFSDKNHRYEIGKIVKSKK; encoded by the coding sequence ATGATAGTTGTTATTTTATTTATATCAATAGGTGCCTTGTGTATTTATGGATTGTATCGTTTTTTTAACCCTTTTGGAAAAGAAGTAAATAAAGAGTTATCCGATTCTTATTATTATACAAGAGATAAAGAAGGCATTATTTATAGTCCAATGGGTAATTGGTTTGAATTAGGAAAAGATGAAATGGAAGTTGATATGCAAACATTTCAGGTGCTAGCAAGGGATTATGCTAAAGATAAAGATCAAGCTTATTTTAAATCAAGAGCAATTAATAATGAAATAGATCTTGCATCATTCGAAGTGCTGTTAGGGTATACACCTATAGATAAAAATCACGTATATGAATTAAACGATAATTATTATCATATAGGTACAAAAGATATAAAAGCACTAAAAATTCTAGAAGGAGCAGATGCAAAAACTTTTACTCAGATAAGTTTCGATTTTGCTAAAGACAAGAATTTTGTATATCAAAATTATAAAAGAAATGATTCCCTAGATGTTGCATCTTTTGATGAGATCAATAGTCACTTTTGTAAAGATCAAAAAGGAGTGTATTATTATTCTTATGGAAACCCTCCGCGTAAGATTGAAGAAGCTAATATCGCTGAAATTGTTTCTTTAACGAACTACTATATTCGTGATAATACGAATGTATATTTTTATGTAGGATATAAAAATTCGGAAAGATTTGATAAAGTAGTAGCAATACCTTTCAAAAATAGTAATGAAATCGGTTTTTTTGAAGATAAGGGTCTTATTAAAATAGATGACCAGATATATTATCAAAGTAGCATCATAGAAAATGTAGATATAGCAACTTTTAAAGAAATAGAGGCTGGATATACCAAGGATAAGAATGCTGTTTATTTTCTTGGTAAGGTGATTGAAGGCGCAGATACCAATACCTTTAAATATAATACGAGTTCCTATACTTTTTCTGATAAGAATCATAGATATGAAATAGGAAAAATTGTAAAAAGCAAAAAGTAA
- a CDS encoding DUF6503 family protein, which translates to MKKITLFTLILSVLFSCKEAPKEEKEEKEVVVEEKVEEVIPDRSENFPKDIAAVFKAHGGIQAFDTQNTLIFELSKPEGNEKHTTDLKTRHARIETDKFRLGFDGEEAWIEQDSTYFKGNPRFYHNLMFYFYAMPFVLGDDGISYEKVEDLKVGEASYPGYKISYGEAIGDSPKDNYFVYYDSESYQMKFLGYTVTFFSKESSQKISLIEYSDWNDIDGLLLPKTLKWRSYEDGIVGEVKSERNFVNASASKEKMDASIFSKPKEVE; encoded by the coding sequence ATGAAAAAAATAACTCTATTCACACTAATACTTAGTGTTTTATTTTCTTGTAAAGAAGCACCTAAGGAAGAAAAAGAAGAAAAAGAAGTTGTAGTCGAAGAAAAAGTAGAAGAAGTTATTCCTGATAGATCAGAAAACTTTCCAAAAGATATTGCAGCAGTTTTTAAAGCTCATGGCGGTATCCAAGCGTTTGATACCCAGAATACATTGATTTTTGAACTTTCGAAACCAGAAGGTAATGAGAAGCACACTACAGATCTTAAAACTAGACATGCACGTATAGAAACGGATAAGTTTCGATTAGGTTTTGATGGAGAAGAGGCATGGATTGAACAAGATTCGACTTATTTTAAAGGGAATCCACGTTTTTATCATAACTTGATGTTCTATTTTTATGCAATGCCTTTCGTATTAGGAGATGATGGTATTTCTTATGAAAAAGTAGAAGATTTGAAAGTAGGAGAGGCTTCGTATCCTGGTTATAAAATATCTTATGGAGAAGCTATAGGTGATTCACCGAAGGATAATTACTTTGTGTATTATGATTCAGAATCATATCAAATGAAATTCTTAGGATATACAGTTACATTTTTTAGTAAAGAAAGTAGTCAGAAAATTAGTCTTATTGAATACTCAGATTGGAATGATATTGATGGTTTATTGTTGCCAAAAACCTTAAAATGGAGATCTTATGAAGATGGAATTGTGGGAGAAGTTAAAAGTGAAAGAAACTTTGTAAATGCCTCTGCAAGTAAAGAAAAAATGGATGCTTCTATATTTAGTAAGCCGAAAGAGGTAGAATAG
- a CDS encoding alanine--glyoxylate aminotransferase family protein: MYKELTTSNRVLMGPGPSDAHPRVLKAMSTPLIGHLDPEFVTIMDEVKTMVQDTFMTKNHMTFVVSAPGSAGMETCLVNLLEPGDEAIICINGVFGGRMADIAERCGAKVHKVAVAWGTVITPEDIKKALGVCKKPKLVALVHAETSTGALQPLKEISDLVHNAGGLLMVDAVTSYCGMELKVDDWNIDAIYTGTQKNLSAPPGLSPVSFSDNALKALENRKTKVQSWFLDLSLVKNYWGGAKRAYHHTAPVSSVYALRESLRIVLEEGLENRWKRHQQVHEVLKTKLESLGFSYLVEEQYRLPNLNAVFLPEGNDEAILRKKLLTKYNIEVGGGLGDFAGKIWRIGIMGESCTLNHVNMLISALEDIEEFKS, translated from the coding sequence ATGTATAAAGAATTAACAACGAGTAATAGGGTTTTGATGGGACCAGGACCATCAGATGCGCATCCTAGAGTACTTAAAGCAATGTCCACACCATTAATTGGACATTTAGATCCAGAATTTGTAACCATTATGGATGAGGTTAAAACGATGGTACAAGATACTTTTATGACTAAAAATCATATGACTTTTGTAGTTTCTGCTCCCGGTAGTGCTGGTATGGAAACTTGTTTGGTTAATTTATTAGAACCTGGAGATGAAGCCATTATTTGTATCAATGGAGTTTTTGGTGGCAGAATGGCAGATATTGCCGAAAGATGTGGTGCCAAAGTTCATAAAGTAGCGGTAGCTTGGGGAACAGTGATCACTCCAGAAGATATAAAAAAGGCCTTGGGTGTTTGCAAAAAACCAAAATTAGTGGCACTTGTACATGCAGAAACTTCTACTGGAGCGTTACAACCTTTAAAAGAAATTAGTGACCTGGTTCATAACGCTGGTGGATTATTGATGGTAGATGCTGTAACTTCTTATTGTGGCATGGAACTAAAAGTGGATGATTGGAATATAGATGCAATATATACTGGTACGCAAAAGAATTTAAGTGCTCCTCCAGGTTTATCACCTGTAAGTTTTTCTGATAATGCACTAAAAGCACTAGAGAATAGAAAAACAAAGGTGCAAAGTTGGTTTTTAGATTTAAGTTTGGTTAAAAACTACTGGGGTGGAGCTAAACGTGCATATCATCACACTGCTCCAGTCTCTTCGGTGTATGCTTTAAGAGAATCCCTAAGAATCGTATTAGAGGAAGGTTTAGAAAATAGATGGAAAAGACATCAACAAGTACACGAGGTTTTAAAAACAAAACTGGAATCCTTAGGGTTTAGTTATTTAGTCGAAGAGCAATATCGATTACCTAATCTAAATGCCGTTTTTTTACCAGAAGGAAATGATGAGGCAATATTACGTAAAAAGTTATTGACTAAATATAATATCGAAGTAGGGGGAGGATTAGGTGATTTTGCAGGAAAGATATGGAGAATAGGTATTATGGGAGAGAGTTGTACACTCAATCATGTAAATATGTTGATTAGTGCATTAGAGGATATTGAAGAATTTAAAAGTTAA
- a CDS encoding amidohydrolase family protein: MKNLSYIMLLLIIAFGNATAQQTPAKPQTEAITITGAIAHIGNGEVIPNSIIIFENGKITNVGTKGSVASKGKVIDATGKHVYPGFIAPNSTLGLVEIGAVRATDDDSEIGGFNPHIRSIIAYNAESKIVESMRPNGVLIAQTTPRGGWISGTSSIVQLDAWNWEDAAIKTDDGIHLNWPNPFTRGRWWLGEDPGFKPNKKYQEQITALADYMNQAKATAQSNTSRENLPHLAMQKVFDGTQTLFVHVGAEKAILDVLRFAKEQQLKKVVLVGADEAYKVAEQLKQQNIPVLLTRTHSTPNYEDDDYDLPYKNAKLLIDAGILVGLQNSGQMERANARNLPFQAGTVAAHGLDKEKAVQLITGNSAKILGIDDMVGTLEVGKDATLFISIGDALDMRTNQLEKAFIQGRDISLESHQTKLWKRYSSKYEK; encoded by the coding sequence ATGAAAAATTTATCATATATAATGTTGTTGCTAATAATTGCATTTGGAAATGCAACAGCACAACAAACCCCAGCAAAACCCCAAACGGAAGCGATTACTATTACAGGAGCAATCGCACATATAGGTAATGGAGAAGTGATTCCTAATAGTATTATCATTTTTGAAAATGGAAAGATCACTAATGTAGGAACCAAAGGCAGTGTTGCTAGCAAAGGAAAAGTAATTGATGCCACTGGAAAACATGTATACCCAGGATTTATAGCACCAAATTCTACCTTAGGATTGGTAGAAATAGGTGCAGTAAGAGCTACTGATGATGATAGTGAGATTGGAGGTTTTAATCCACACATCCGAAGTATTATAGCATACAACGCAGAGAGTAAGATTGTAGAAAGTATGCGCCCTAATGGTGTCTTGATTGCTCAAACTACACCTCGTGGCGGATGGATTTCTGGGACTTCTTCAATTGTACAATTAGACGCTTGGAATTGGGAAGATGCAGCCATCAAAACTGATGATGGAATTCATCTAAATTGGCCTAACCCTTTTACCAGAGGTAGATGGTGGTTAGGAGAAGATCCCGGATTTAAGCCTAATAAAAAATACCAAGAACAAATAACTGCTCTAGCAGATTATATGAATCAAGCTAAAGCTACTGCGCAATCGAACACCAGTAGAGAAAATTTACCTCATTTAGCAATGCAAAAAGTTTTTGATGGTACGCAGACCCTATTTGTTCATGTAGGAGCAGAAAAAGCTATTTTGGATGTATTGCGTTTTGCTAAAGAACAACAACTTAAAAAAGTAGTATTAGTAGGAGCTGATGAAGCTTACAAAGTAGCCGAACAGCTTAAACAACAAAACATTCCTGTACTTCTTACAAGAACACACTCTACACCAAATTATGAAGATGATGATTATGATTTGCCATATAAAAATGCAAAGTTGTTGATAGATGCTGGGATATTGGTTGGGTTACAAAACAGTGGTCAAATGGAACGAGCTAATGCCCGTAACCTGCCTTTCCAAGCGGGAACAGTTGCTGCTCATGGTCTAGATAAAGAAAAGGCTGTACAGCTAATTACAGGTAATAGTGCTAAAATTTTAGGCATTGATGATATGGTAGGCACCTTAGAAGTCGGTAAAGATGCTACTTTATTTATAAGTATTGGAGATGCTTTAGATATGCGAACCAATCAGTTAGAAAAAGCCTTTATCCAAGGAAGAGATATCAGCCTAGAAAGTCACCAAACAAAACTATGGAAACGATATAGTAGTAAATATGAGAAATAA
- a CDS encoding amidohydrolase family protein, translating to MKKLFLSLAVIFMGFNFYAQEYFPKNDGVKTSNSNYTVFTNAVIHTSPGTEINNGTLIIQKGKIQQVGTGLSIPKNSIVIDLQGKHVYASFIDPFTSFGIKKPKRQGGSFRSNPQYDASREGYYWNDHIRPETNSLDDFTYDKKKADEFIKAGFGTLNTHMPDGIIRGTGLLVALNNDGTKGDRLLSDASSQLLSFSKSNKSKQMYPTSLMGSMALLRQVYLDAKWYTTNNTDYKDLSIEALNKNKSLPQIFEAGSRINGFRADKVGDEFNIQYIIVGGGDEYARIDKVKATNAQYIIPLDFPEAYDVSDPYMANLVSLGDMRHWNQAPTNPSVLAKNGVRFSLTTHKLKKISDLNTRIEKAIKHGLDKETALEALTTVPAQILGKSDVLGTLKKGAYANFLITSQELFSKDNIIYENWVQGHKNIVNDMNTTDINGAYELTLAGKTYDVSISGKPAKPKAEVKLGETKLGSKITYTNDWVSLTFTDADTTKTQYTRIVTAINKNPKFWSGKAILPNGSETTFTAKQKSKNAAKKDGKKSEDKKETPKVLPVTYPNIAYGNSTLPKSENILFKNATVWTNEVDGILTETDVLIKNGKIAGIGKNLNAGNAKIVDATGKHLTSGIIDEHSHIAAAAINEAGHNSTAEVTIEDVVSPDDINMYRNLAGGVTSIQILHGSANPIGGRSAILKLKWGESAENLIYKNAPKFIKFALGENVKQSNWGDAERIRFPQTRMGVEQLYVDYFTRAKRYEKLKNSGKSYRKDIEMETLVEILNGKRFISCHSYVQSEINMLMKVAEKFNFRINTFTHILEGYKVADKMAKHGVAGSTFSDWWAYKYEVNDAIPYNATIMYNQGVLVAINSDDGEMSRRLNQEAAKSVKYGGVSEEEAWKFVTLNPAKMLHIDDRVGSIKIGKDADVVLWTDHPLSIYAKAEKTLIDGATYFDLEKDKAMRKSIADERNELSTMLLKAKNSGLKTQPPKKKEKQHFHCDTVEHIH from the coding sequence ATGAAAAAACTATTTTTATCACTTGCTGTGATATTTATGGGATTTAATTTTTATGCTCAAGAATATTTCCCAAAAAATGACGGTGTTAAGACGTCTAATTCTAATTATACAGTTTTTACGAATGCTGTCATTCACACATCTCCAGGAACAGAAATTAATAATGGCACATTAATTATACAAAAAGGTAAAATTCAACAAGTAGGTACTGGATTATCAATTCCCAAAAATAGTATTGTAATTGATCTGCAAGGGAAACACGTATATGCTTCCTTCATTGATCCTTTTACTAGCTTTGGAATTAAAAAACCTAAAAGACAAGGAGGTTCTTTTAGAAGTAATCCTCAATATGATGCATCTAGAGAAGGATATTATTGGAATGATCATATCCGCCCAGAAACAAACTCTTTAGACGATTTTACTTATGACAAGAAAAAAGCTGATGAATTTATAAAGGCAGGATTTGGAACTTTAAACACCCATATGCCTGATGGAATTATAAGGGGAACTGGTTTACTAGTGGCTCTTAATAACGATGGCACCAAGGGTGATCGATTATTAAGTGATGCATCTTCTCAATTGCTTTCTTTTTCTAAAAGTAATAAAAGCAAACAAATGTATCCAACATCATTAATGGGATCCATGGCGCTCTTGAGACAGGTATATCTAGATGCTAAGTGGTATACAACTAATAATACTGATTATAAGGATCTATCTATTGAAGCTTTAAATAAAAACAAAAGCTTACCTCAAATTTTTGAAGCAGGAAGTAGAATTAATGGTTTTAGAGCTGATAAAGTAGGTGACGAATTTAATATTCAATACATCATTGTTGGCGGTGGAGATGAATATGCTAGAATTGATAAGGTAAAAGCTACTAATGCCCAATATATTATCCCGCTTGATTTTCCTGAAGCTTATGATGTTTCGGATCCATATATGGCTAACCTAGTAAGTCTTGGTGATATGCGTCATTGGAACCAAGCACCTACCAACCCATCTGTTTTAGCTAAAAATGGAGTGAGATTTTCACTAACCACTCATAAATTAAAAAAGATTTCGGATCTCAATACAAGAATTGAAAAAGCAATCAAGCATGGACTAGATAAAGAAACGGCATTAGAAGCATTGACCACAGTTCCTGCTCAGATCTTAGGAAAAAGTGATGTACTAGGAACTCTTAAAAAAGGGGCATATGCTAATTTTTTAATTACTAGTCAAGAGTTATTTTCCAAGGATAATATTATCTATGAAAATTGGGTACAGGGACATAAGAACATTGTTAATGATATGAATACCACAGATATCAACGGTGCATATGAACTAACACTTGCCGGAAAAACGTATGATGTATCCATTTCAGGAAAACCTGCTAAACCAAAGGCAGAAGTGAAACTTGGAGAAACTAAATTAGGAAGTAAAATCACATACACTAATGATTGGGTATCCCTTACTTTTACAGACGCTGATACTACAAAAACTCAATATACTAGAATAGTAACTGCAATTAATAAAAATCCTAAATTTTGGAGCGGAAAGGCGATTTTGCCAAACGGATCAGAGACAACTTTTACGGCAAAACAAAAGTCAAAAAATGCTGCTAAAAAAGATGGAAAAAAATCTGAAGACAAAAAGGAGACCCCAAAGGTACTGCCTGTAACCTATCCAAATATCGCCTACGGAAATAGTACACTTCCTAAATCTGAAAACATATTGTTCAAAAATGCTACTGTATGGACAAATGAAGTTGATGGAATTCTGACCGAAACCGATGTCTTAATTAAAAATGGAAAAATTGCCGGGATCGGAAAAAATCTAAATGCAGGAAATGCTAAAATTGTAGACGCTACCGGAAAACATTTAACCAGTGGTATTATTGATGAACATTCTCATATAGCAGCAGCAGCAATTAATGAAGCTGGTCATAATTCAACCGCAGAAGTAACGATAGAAGATGTGGTTTCACCGGATGACATTAATATGTATAGAAATCTTGCTGGTGGAGTAACTTCTATCCAAATATTACACGGATCGGCTAACCCTATTGGTGGTAGATCAGCAATCCTAAAATTAAAATGGGGAGAAAGTGCAGAAAACCTTATTTACAAAAACGCTCCTAAGTTTATCAAATTTGCCTTGGGTGAAAATGTAAAACAAAGTAATTGGGGGGATGCAGAAAGAATACGTTTTCCTCAGACCCGTATGGGTGTAGAACAATTATATGTGGATTATTTTACACGTGCTAAGCGATATGAAAAGCTAAAAAATAGTGGGAAATCATATCGAAAGGATATAGAAATGGAAACATTAGTCGAGATTCTTAATGGTAAGCGTTTTATAAGTTGTCACTCCTATGTACAAAGTGAAATTAACATGTTAATGAAAGTGGCAGAAAAATTCAATTTTAGAATCAACACCTTTACTCACATTCTTGAAGGATATAAGGTTGCAGATAAAATGGCTAAACATGGCGTAGCTGGATCTACTTTTTCAGACTGGTGGGCTTATAAATATGAAGTAAATGATGCCATTCCTTATAACGCTACCATTATGTATAATCAAGGAGTACTTGTTGCTATTAATAGTGATGATGGTGAGATGTCTAGAAGATTAAATCAAGAGGCTGCAAAGTCTGTAAAATATGGAGGAGTTAGTGAAGAAGAAGCTTGGAAATTTGTTACTCTAAACCCAGCAAAAATGTTACACATTGATGATCGCGTAGGGAGTATTAAAATAGGAAAAGATGCAGATGTTGTTTTATGGACAGATCACCCTCTTTCTATCTACGCTAAAGCAGAAAAAACATTGATTGATGGAGCTACTTATTTTGATTTAGAAAAAGACAAAGCTATGCGAAAATCAATTGCCGATGAGCGTAATGAATTGTCTACAATGCTACTAAAGGCTAAAAACAGTGGTTTAAAAACGCAACCACCTAAGAAAAAGGAAAAACAACATTTTCACTGCGATACTGTAGAACACATTCACTAA